actgagctgcaccCAACCCTAGTACATGAATGGGCATGGTGCAGATGATACAGACCAGGCATGTTAAAACAGAGACCAGTCATCTTcaacctcctctcatctcctctcagaGATGGCAGAGCACCACAACAGCAGGCAGGTGTTGACCCTGGCCCGGGACCTGGTGTGGAAGGTGCAGACGCTCATCGAGAACAAGTGATCCAGCGTCctagtctctctcccctgcccggcctccctccctcctctggcctcttctggcctctctcccctgcccggcctccatccctcctctggcctcctctggcctctctcccctgccaggcCTCCATCCCTCGTCTGGCCTCTtctggcctctctcccctgctcggcctccatccctcctctggcCTCCTCTGGTGTCTCTATGTGTTTACTGGCAGCAGAAAAACAGATTGCAGTGGGTCTGTTCACTATGCTGCCCCCCTACATCCGTCCATGGCTGTTCTGTGTTTACATCTCCACACCATTTCCCTCTGACCACCTTACTAATGTGCTGCCGGCCGGTGTGTAAACTAGCACAATAAGCTGTAATGGTCCTCTGAAATTTGAGGTGATGGATGAAATAGCAAAGACATGTTGTATTAGGCTTTTGTCCCCCCAGTTATTATGTTGGTTAGTGAAATTGTCGTTTTTAATTGTGTGTCCGTCTTAATCCAAGCTCGTCTCTTTTCGTCAATTCCAACTCATCTCTGGTTAAGTTTCTCAATAGCTCACAAAGATTTGGCCAATTAACTTGTCATTACCTAGGAAACAGACAAAACCAGTTACTGCCCAGAAAGAACTTTAGCGTAGAAAACCTGTTAAATAACATGTAATTtacgcacacacagcctgatACACAGACCGATCCACAGCACAGCCAAGCTTCTTGTATTTGAGTACTAGTTTTATTAGATTGTCTTCGTCTCCTGTAAGCTGTGGTAAACAGCAAAACagcttaaatgtaaatgttgccaTTATCCAGGATGTAGCAGTCATTCAAAACACTACTTGTAAGCCTACTGAAAATCTTACTTCAGACAAATCCAGTGTTGGTGATTCAGTAATGGGCAGAGTTTGGATTGTTTGCAATTATTTATTGCCATGGTACCTCTGTGTCTTTGTttactgttgtgtgtgagttgtgTTGGAAATGAATAGGGTTTAATCATAATCAAGATGTATACTATATTTATGATACATAGAGAAAAACATATATGATGTACATGTGAGTTATTGTTCTTCAGGCAGAAGTGGACACAAAAAGCAACCATTTCAATTATATACAGTAAAACAGTgcttttaattattttatttttttcatccaGTTAGCCGTTGTATATTCTGTAAATGGTGTTGCTTTACTCTGTACCTAGTATTGTGATGACCATATTTCTATTATTTGAAATAACCAGGATGCTATTTTAAGGAGTGCTATCTTTTGTGTGTAAAGGTGAAGGAGAGCGGAATCATCCACTCTTGGAAAATGTTGAATATAATGTTGATCAGGAAGCAAATATTAGCCTATTGCTCCTCACGAAAATTCTGACAGATATTAGAGTGTTGCCTAAGTAGTTTGTTAAgatgttaggggggggggggtctaactgtgCTTTAAAACTCAAATGAATACATATTGTAGTGAATGTTATCTCTTAAGAGCATCACCACTGTGTGTCCTTGCATAGATCTCCTCTTGGTGATCCAGAGTTGTGTCATGAATGTGTTGAGATTAACTGAAGTATTGGTGGATCTCAGTGAATGCAAACTGCTGTTGCCCTACAGTAGAAAACCAAACAGTTTGATTATATTGTAACATCTATTTATTTGCtggcacatttttatttatttatttatttactcttCTGCTTTTTGTATGTAAAGCTGAAATCACTTGTGGTCAGAAAGTGTGTTGACAACAATCAAGTCTAATTACAAGAAAACACTATATATTAAATGGtatatgtatttattaaaaaagaataaaaatggaATAATTCTTATTTTTCCAAACGCTTATCTCATGgcttattatttttcctctaaATTCTACAATAACTTCAATaagttttgtttttcattttcgtattgaacagagatggcaaaagtacacacatacttcactcaagtagaagtacagatactcatgtttaaaaagactggtaaaagttgaagaataaaaaaatcaagtttcagaaattcaaataactaaattcaggctgctcaaattcgaaTGGTGAAATGCAGATCCCAAAAATCTGAGCCGAAAAAAATTACAGAATTTTTAAAAGAAAGTACAGATGCgtgtaaaaaaaataaggagtgaaagtaaaaagttgtcagaaaaataaatagtgaagtaaagtactgataccagaaaagtTTACTTTAATACAGTAGCGAATAATTTGTACTTCGTGTTTACCATATAAATTCATCAATTTATACAATGAATAAAACTAAcatcgcccgaacagggacttgaaccctggaccctcagattaaaagtctgatgctctaccgactgagctatccgggcaaATACAGATATTGCATATACCAGGGAGCGATTTGACAATACAGAAGTAGGCGTTTATTTTTAGCTTAGCTTCTTGACTGGCTAGTTGGATAATGTCAGTCGGTGTTAGGAGTCATATCAAGACCTGAAGCAAGCTTCCCATTTAGCCACATCATTGTACACAGACTACTTAACACAGTAGACACCACAAAATGGTACTTTTATCATTTAGTTCTGGACTCAGTCGTTTACGAACATTGAGAATCATTCCGTCTTTATGTCGATGTAGTACCGCTGGAGCTTCAAGAACGTCCAATGACGGATGCTGCATGTGGAGCCTTGTGGAAATGCGACGCCGTCAATGCAGTTCTCACATTTCTAACACGAAGGTACGTGGTTTTATGTGATCAGTAAGGTAGTTAGTTAGCTAAATAGCAAAGAAAGATATACGGGGTAGTAGCGGCTAGTTGTAGTTAGATAGTTGCTTAAAAGTTTAAAAGGAAACCGGCGCGCTTGGGCTAATGTCTGTTAGCTTAGATTAAGCTTTTCTTGTCTGTGCTGTATAGGTGCCGTTGACACCAACGTGGAAGCCAATGCAAAGCAACCTAACCCAAGTTGGTATTATAATCACAATATTATTGCACAGTAGTAAATAACAACCCACACTGAACAGTGTGGGCCCAAATTAGTCGAATGGCGTATGGCTAAATACGCCCATCTTGTGTCACACTTTTAGCCGGCCGGAGTGTCGGCAGACCTGGTTGATAAATTGGAGAGACTGGCGCTGGTAGATTTCCGTAACCAGGAGGGACTTGTCTGTTTGGAGAAAGCGATTCAGTTTGCTAATCAGCTCCACGCCGTGAACACCGATGGCGTTGAGCCAATGGATTCCGTTCTAGAAGACAGGTAAGGGGGGAAAGGAAAAAGGCCACTTAATGCATTCATTGTTGCACAAAATTAAAGCAGGTTAACCGTTATCGATGATCGGTTGGATACTTAAGGTATGTACTTTATCTGCAGAAGTAGATGTTAGCTGGCACTTTCAATCATCTAAATACTGTGTACTGTTTGTGTCATGTAGGTCGCTATATCTGCGTGAGGACACAGTGACAGAAGGCGACCATGCGGATGAACTCCTCAATCTCTCTAGTAACACGGTGGAGGAGTACTTCGTCGCACCACCAGGTGAGAATCCAGCAGTATGGGACTTCTTGAAAATATCTCTTTACACACTATTTGAATACAGTGGGACTCAACTTTCTTTTTATTTTGATTGCAGGTAACATTCCACTTccgaagagagaggagagagattccATGTTGAAAGAACCAGAGCTATAACACAAAGTAATTCAGTGTATGAAAGATATTTTGTATAACGTATTTATTTTTACGACTCTCGATTATAAACGTTTTCAAAGTTACTTTAATGTGCGAGGTATTAAAAAGGTATTGTAACGACCACCATCTTTGTTCCTCAATTAAGGCCATCCGTTTATAACTCATAAGCAGCAGTATTTGTGCTCAAAAACAGGGAAACCGGTTCATTACACCTAGCGGACGCTCCGTTAGGTGTAATGTCTACTTCAATCCACCAGAGGGTGTCCTGACAGGGTATGCACttttagattttttatttaatcaaATATTGTAACGTTGTTATATGTTCATACTACCACGACCTCTGTAGTACATACATATTACCCTGTTGTGTTCTCTACAAACAACATATTCGAAACACATCCTCCTCCTAGATCCTGAAAAAAGGTGGTAAATAAACAGACGCAACATGTTGACTTTGGTAAAGCTGTAAAACTTGTCTTGTTTAGGTTAGACGTGACTCAGCACCAGTGAATGTAAATGAAAGCCACCACGGGTATTAAAAGTTTGATGTTAATGTAGTAGATGATACCACCTAGCCCCATACATTTGATCTAATGCAACAATCACCAAGATAGATTGATAGCAGATCTAGCTGTAACATTGAGTCAAAGGGGACCCAAGTCCTCAAAACTGACTGCTTGTTTTAGATCTTTAAGTGCTTTCAAAACTGGATTGGCAATGCTGTGTTCAGAATCAAATCAAAGACATTTATATTTTAAAGGAAAAATAAAGAATTTATTCACCTTCATACAGTAAATAGTGCCACAATATCTCTAATAATTATTATTCTATGCATTTTATACACCACTGTGTATTACCCAGATGTACTCTATCGTGTTGATCAATATAACTTCTACCATCTTATCCACTTCAAAAACTTTGTTCATAAGAAAACAATTATGCATATGCAATCAAACAAAATACAATGtatcatttaaattaaaaaaGACATAAGAACCCAACAATTTTGCCATGCATCGTAATACCTGACAATTAACAGCGCTGATAGGTACAGTATCTCTGCTTATTGATTAACTAATGTTATATAGGCCTTTTTTTATTCATTACATCTCGGATCACAATAACTTAAACCACACAATAAGTTAGATCTAATTTAAACTACGACCTCATTTCAGTTCTAATATTCTCATGGATCCTCTCTGTGGTCTCTGCACTCTCCAACTCGCATATTTTGGTCAGGTTGGATTGTTTTAAGTGTGAAAGTGAAATATTCACGCTGTTGTCAAAACCTCTTGTGAGAGGAAGTGGATAAGCAGATCCACACTGAAACACCTATTAAACAATCCCAGGGAAAACACAAGTTTGTTGGGTCAGAGCTGGTCCCAAAATCCAATAAACTCCTCCTAAGTAGTACAATATACAGGGATGGGTAGCAACACATACATTTCTGGAGGAAATACAATACCGTGTACACAACCCGGGGAACCAAATCAGCACGCTCATCCCACTTCAGTTGATCCGCAGGTAATAACATGACAAAAGAATTAACAGTACTTGGACCTAACAGGAAACTGACAGATGCACAAACAGGGAGGCTGTGGAACGTGACTCAAATCGCTGCTCCCGTCTCAAACTAACTCCAACACCCACCTACAGTCGACACGTGAGGACAGGGATTTATCCCGGAGAGGAAAATCCACAAAAATCAGACAGTGCTTTGGTAAACGTTTCTGGAAGGGTTTTGGATGGCTGGGTTCAAAGAACACTACACGGTTGTATAAATCTCAGTTGTTCCAGTGCTGCACAATGTACCACTATATCCAAAATGAATGTTTCAGCTAGTAACccctttttttgttcatttttttctttttctttacaTTTATAAAAATGCTGTGCGGCTTTTGCGAGTGTGCTGTAGAATTCATCCGAACTCCAGTCCAACTTTAGAAACCCATTCCATAGCTCAATAGACTCAAATCGACACTTGCATTAAATATTGCCAAAAGACATAACTACCTGAATATAATATATACTTTATAtaagctatatatatatattatatatatataaacacagaaagattatttcattatttctcaCACCATGATAACAGCAATTGTTACCCCCAACAACCTTTAAATTACGTCCTACCCCTTTAAGAGCAATAGCACATACAAGCACTAAAATATAATCTATACTGGTAGACAAACATCGAACCTAATAATATCCTAACCATTCTTGGGAGTGGTTTACTCCTGATGTACCTTTGAAGGATCCCAACTACAGTGCAACTAAAATCATTGGTTACCTAAAAGGAAGCACATTCTCTTTgaaatcaagtcaaagtcaccccccacacaccccctttAATCAGCAGCTGTTATCAAAACCATTCGACCCAAAATGGTTTTGTTCATGCTAGAAGCTAAAAATAACCTACCAccctttttcttgtttttttgcaTATCATTTCTCATATCTTTAAAGTATATAGTATATTGTTGCTATTTAATAACATTATTCTTATACTAGGTTTTTGTTGACCTGTAAATAAATATGATATATTTATTTACAGTAATACATTTTGAgatatgtagacacacacagtgttaaatgtgcattggtgtgtgttgttgatgCTATAGTGCTGCATATCATGTCTAAATCCATGCCTACATTATTGCATGTATTTACTGCCACTAGTTAATCAAAACCTATAAACTATTTCACACCACAGGAAAGAGGGGAAAATTGAATTTTTTTTCCAGCAGTAACAACAGAACTGAAGAACATGCTTCATGTTTCAAAATATCTTCTTATTTTTCTGTTCTATGCTATAAAGTTAAGACCATTATAACCATTAAGAAGCAGCAAACTATAATAACAGTTCCTAGTGTGTTAAGTTGTGTTTTTCTCCTTCAAATACAACTTTCAGCACAAAGCATTCGTCCCAAAAAGTCCTTGCTGCAAATCTTCGAGGCTCCATTCAGCTCCAATCAGTGCAACACACGCGGTTCCCATGGAAACGCCCTGGTTACAGCCCCAGCGTTGATAATAAATCGTGTGCTTGAATCCATTTTGTTAGCGAagacgttttttttctttttcttttcttatctTCTTCAGTGCCAGTGTCTTTAGAAAAGGTGCTGCCAGATTGTTAAGCATGACAATTGTATAGTTGTTTTGTTATTGtgattctgaatgtgtgtgtgtgcgtcatgcAAGTCCAGGCTGAAGCGACTGACTTCTGATAAAGTGACACCTTGGTTCTTAGTTCACAGTAATGATGCTTGGAGGAAAATACGAAACCAGACGAGATAAGTAGGTGTGTTGGTGATGGATTCCCGGAAGAGGACAAAGATCAAACATGCGTCTGATCACTCACACGCACTCTGCTCgtgcgctcgcacacacacacacagattatgtTTACTGGGTCTCCagcacagcagggggcagcatgcCGCTGTCTCtcaggtgagagcgcagcgtgTTGAAGATGTTCAGCTGCTGTGCAGGCTGCAACACCAGCAGCTGCTGCAACACTTTGCTGGGGTTGGGCCCTCTGGAACACATAAAGGAAGTACGCTCCCATGAGTGTGtgatatgatgtgtgtgtgtgtgtgtgtgagagatagacgtgtgtgtataagacgctctggataagagcgtctgctaaatgactaaatgtaaatgtatttaacgGCCACATCCTCAGTCGAACCCAGGAGCTTACCTGATGAAGCTGCCTATGTAAACATGCGTGAACGTGGCCATCAGATACTGGCAGTCGAAGCGGTCCATGATTCCTCCGTGACCAGGGATGGTGTCAGCAAAGtcctgagggagggaagagagatgacAGGGGAGTTGAACCCATCAGGAGGGGGGTTAACACCAACAGAGATGCGTCGAGGAAAACCACGAGCAGGCGAAACTACAGCTGCTTGAACGTGTGTTTTAGGAAAAACGTTGGGTGGCATTTCTGCCTTTATTACTTCATGATGGACATGTTTTGCGTGGTTTTGAAGAGCGCCGTCTCACCTTGATCTTGAAGGCCCGTTTGAAGCCGCTGGCGAAGAAGCCCCCGAACGGGCCGATGAGCGAGCCGAAGGAGGACAGTGCCACGCTGTGGATCTGGTACGGGTACAGCTGCACCGTCTCCTGCAGGACAAACGCTCAACGTGTCAGAGGAGGAAACCATCCAGGTACAAGGGTTTGACAGGACATAAATAAGCTTGTGAGTGTACAAGCAGGACTGACCCATCCCAGGATGTTCTGAATCACGACAGGGAGGGTGTACTCCTGAAT
Above is a genomic segment from Osmerus mordax isolate fOsmMor3 chromosome 24, fOsmMor3.pri, whole genome shotgun sequence containing:
- the gatc gene encoding glutamyl-tRNA(Gln) amidotransferase subunit C, mitochondrial isoform X1 — translated: MVLLSFSSGLSRLRTLRIIPSLCRCSTAGASRTSNDGCCMWSLVEMRRRQCSSHISNTKVPLTPTWKPMQSNLTQPAGVSADLVDKLERLALVDFRNQEGLVCLEKAIQFANQLHAVNTDGVEPMDSVLEDRSLYLREDTVTEGDHADELLNLSSNTVEEYFVAPPGNIPLPKREERDSMLKEPEL
- the gatc gene encoding glutamyl-tRNA(Gln) amidotransferase subunit C, mitochondrial isoform X2, whose amino-acid sequence is MWSLVEMRRRQCSSHISNTKVPLTPTWKPMQSNLTQPAGVSADLVDKLERLALVDFRNQEGLVCLEKAIQFANQLHAVNTDGVEPMDSVLEDRSLYLREDTVTEGDHADELLNLSSNTVEEYFVAPPGNIPLPKREERDSMLKEPEL